One stretch of Armigeres subalbatus isolate Guangzhou_Male chromosome 2, GZ_Asu_2, whole genome shotgun sequence DNA includes these proteins:
- the LOC134216103 gene encoding peptidyl-prolyl cis-trans isomerase, rhodopsin-specific isozyme isoform X1, producing MWWNTVCVVLTLIASTHSATFTVTSQVFMDVSINGKEEGRVIIGMFGEEAPKTVDNFRHICIHGIDGISYKGSRFHRVINKFMVQGKCGDIVSGDGHGSVSIYGKYFEDENLHINHSSSGFIAMANRGPNTNGCQFYITTVPAPWLNGKHTIFGKVLDGHGVVHKVEQQKTDTDDYPVPTIIIEDCGDHPMGDPFTVSDDPYDLWAWIKAAYVPLGMSFSILAFFQYIIRKLDIYT from the exons ATGTGGTGGAATACGGTTTGCGTCGTCCTGACTCTCATCGCAAGT ACCCACTCGGCTACTTTCACGGTTACTTCCCAGGTGTTTATGGATGTATCAATCAACGGGAAGGAGGAAGGTCGCGTCATTATAGGAATGTTTGGCGAAGAAGCTCCGAAAACGGTGGACAATTTTCGACATATTTGCATACATGGAATAGACGGTATTTCGTACAAGGGCAGTCGGTTTCATCGAGTGATCAACAAGTTTATGGTTCAAGGAAAGT GTGGTGACATCGTTTCCGGCGATGGGCACGGATCAGTCAGTATCTATGGGAAATATTTCGAAGACGAGAAtctgcacatcaatcacagtagtTCCGGCTTCATAGCGATGGCCAACCGGGGTCCCAACACCAATGGGTGCCAGTTCTACATAACCACTGTGCCTGCTCCGTGGCTCAACGGGAAGCACACCATTTTTGGGAAGGTTTTGGACGGCCACGGTGTGGTACACAAGGTAGAACAGCAGAAGACCGACACGGACGACTACCCAGTGCCAACGATTATCATCGAGGATTGTGGTGATCATCCGATGGGGGATCCTTTCACCGTTTCTGACGATCCATATGA CCTGTGGGCCTGGATAAAAGCGGCATATGTTCCTCTCGGGATGAGTTTCTCAATTCTTGCCTTTTTCCAGTACATTATCAGAAAGCTGGATATCTATACCTaa
- the LOC134216103 gene encoding peptidyl-prolyl cis-trans isomerase, rhodopsin-specific isozyme isoform X2, which produces MWWNTVCVVLTLIASTHSATFTVTSQVFMDVSINGKEEGRVIIGMFGEEAPKTVDNFRHICIHGIDGISYKGSRFHRVINKFMVQGGDIVSGDGHGSVSIYGKYFEDENLHINHSSSGFIAMANRGPNTNGCQFYITTVPAPWLNGKHTIFGKVLDGHGVVHKVEQQKTDTDDYPVPTIIIEDCGDHPMGDPFTVSDDPYDLWAWIKAAYVPLGMSFSILAFFQYIIRKLDIYT; this is translated from the exons ATGTGGTGGAATACGGTTTGCGTCGTCCTGACTCTCATCGCAAGT ACCCACTCGGCTACTTTCACGGTTACTTCCCAGGTGTTTATGGATGTATCAATCAACGGGAAGGAGGAAGGTCGCGTCATTATAGGAATGTTTGGCGAAGAAGCTCCGAAAACGGTGGACAATTTTCGACATATTTGCATACATGGAATAGACGGTATTTCGTACAAGGGCAGTCGGTTTCATCGAGTGATCAACAAGTTTATGGTTCA AGGTGGTGACATCGTTTCCGGCGATGGGCACGGATCAGTCAGTATCTATGGGAAATATTTCGAAGACGAGAAtctgcacatcaatcacagtagtTCCGGCTTCATAGCGATGGCCAACCGGGGTCCCAACACCAATGGGTGCCAGTTCTACATAACCACTGTGCCTGCTCCGTGGCTCAACGGGAAGCACACCATTTTTGGGAAGGTTTTGGACGGCCACGGTGTGGTACACAAGGTAGAACAGCAGAAGACCGACACGGACGACTACCCAGTGCCAACGATTATCATCGAGGATTGTGGTGATCATCCGATGGGGGATCCTTTCACCGTTTCTGACGATCCATATGA CCTGTGGGCCTGGATAAAAGCGGCATATGTTCCTCTCGGGATGAGTTTCTCAATTCTTGCCTTTTTCCAGTACATTATCAGAAAGCTGGATATCTATACCTaa
- the LOC134216104 gene encoding large ribosomal subunit protein uL10m has product MSNFLQKALLQSWPPLVSFKRFRGKINIQRPRQPHYERARVIELVKPVYKQPDFNAPCQDAGQSKINQKVVNPYEKIIAREVRNWLDHSKMVAFIHSNSIRQEDFFKAQVALHRHQISVKSYGKSIIQQAVEGTKYEAIQSLFNVKTVIIFCPDESKIRQLLAVLKKTPQFVLMAGIIQGQFLSKEEFIGFASLPDLTTARAQLAAVLESAGAKIVSDLECHQNQLVNVLESYVRHENEKSGASSGESDETEGSKA; this is encoded by the exons ATGTCTAACTTTCTGCAAAAAG CTTTGCTACAATCTTGGCCACCACTGGTCAGTTTTAAGCGTTTTCGCGGAAAAATCAACATCCAAAGACCACGGCAGCCGCACTACGAAAGGGCTCGTGTTATCGAACTGGTAAAGCCGGTTTACAAACAACCGGATTTTAATGCTCCCTGCCAGGATGCCGGACAGtccaaaatcaaccaaaaagtCGTAAATCCCTACGAAAAGATTATTGCCCGCGAAGTGCGCAACTGGTTGGACCACAGTAAAATGGTTGCCTTCATTCATTCGAACTCCATCAGGCAGGAGGATTTCTTCAAAGCTCAAGTCGCTCTACACCGACATCAAATAAGCGTAAAAAGCTACGGAAAGTCTATCATCCAACAAGCGGTCGAAGGAACCAAATATGAAGCTATTCAGTCGTTATTCAACGTCAAAACTGTCATCATTTTTTGTCCAGATGAATCCAAAATCCGGCAGCTATTGGCCGTGCTCAAGAAGACACCTCAGTTTGTGCTGATGGCCGGGATCATCCAGGGCCAATTCCTCAGCAAGGAGGAATTTATCGGTTTCGCTTCGTTGCCGGATCTAACGACTGCACGGGCACAGTTGGCCGCAGTGCTGGAGAGCGCGGGGGCCAAGATTGTTAGTGACCTGGAGTGTCACCAGAATCAATTGGTTAACGTGTTGGAGTCTTACGTACGGCATGAGAATGAAAAATCTGGTGCCAGTTCCGGGGAGAGCGATGAAACTGAAGGGAGTAAAGCGTGA